A portion of the Uloborus diversus isolate 005 unplaced genomic scaffold, Udiv.v.3.1 scaffold_14, whole genome shotgun sequence genome contains these proteins:
- the LOC129232911 gene encoding zinc finger protein 716-like, whose product MLVNLKEHLRTHTGEKPFSCEMCSKKFSKLANLKEHLRTHTGEKPFSCEVCSKEFSKLGNLKRHLRTHSKIHDGSVKNYSCEHCLKAFSQSSNLMAHLKTHTGEKPFACEQCSMAFCTSSKLKGHMRIHSGEKLYSCEYCSKTFSYASDLKRHLRIHTGEKLYSCGYCLKAFSYAFGLKRHLKIHTGEKLYSCEYCSKAFSQSYNLMAHLKTHTGEKPFACEQCSMKKSVLLIGEMEGTLYRSN is encoded by the exons ATGCTTGTGAA CCTGAAAGAGCACTTGCGAACGcatactggcgagaagccatTTTCCTGTGAAATGTGCTCTAAAAAATTCTCTAAACTAGCAAACCTGAAAGAACACTTGCGAACCCATACAGGCGAAAAGCCATTTTCATGTGAAGTGTGTTCTAAGGAATTTTCTAAACTAGGCAACCTGAAAAGACACTTGAGAACCCAT TCTAAGATCCATGATGGCTCTGTAAAAAActattcctgtgaacattgcttGAAGGCATTTTCCCAATCATCGAACTTAATGGCACATTTAAaaacccatactggcgaaaaaccatttGCCTGTGAACAATGCTCAATGGCATTTTGCACCTCTTCGAAGTTAAAAGGACATATGAGAATCCACTCTGGGGAGAAACTGTATTCCTGTgaatattgctcaaaaacattttcctATGCTTCTGACTTAAAGAGGCATCTGAGAATTCATACGGGAGAGAAACTATATTCATGTGGATATTGCTTAAAGGCATTTTCCTATGCTTTTGGTTTAAAGAGACATCTGAAAATTCATACGGGAGAGAAACTATATTCATGTGAatattgctcaaaggcattttcccaaTCATATAACCTAATGGCGCATTTGAAAactcatactggcgagaaaccattTGCCTGTGAACAATGCTCAATG aagAAATCAGTTTTATTAATCGGTGAAATGGAAGGAACTTTGTACAGatccaactga